CGTCTGCCAGGATCCCGACTCGGGCGAGAAGTTCCACATCGCCGCCGACGATCGTCTGCGCGCAGCCGCTCGCGGTGACCTGTCCCGACTCGGCCAGATCGAGATCGAGATGGAGAGCTCGCTGCGACCCCGCGAGATCCAGTCACGCATACGGGCCGGCGCCAGCGTTGCGCAGGTGGCCGCGGCAGCCGGGGTCACCACCGACAAGGTCGCCCGGTTCGCACACCCGGTGCTGCTCGAGCGTTCGCGCGCCGCCGAGCTCGCCTCGTCGGCACACCCCGTCCGCGTCGACGGACCGGCGTTGTCGACGCTGAGCGAGGTGGTCGCCGCCGCACTCGGGGCCCGCGGCCACAACCCCGACGACACCACGTGGGACGCCTGGAAGGGCGAGGACAACCGCTGGGTGGTCCAGGTCAGCTGGCGCGTGGGGCGATCGGAGAACCACGCGCACTGGCGGTATCTGCCGGGATCGAGTGGCGGAGCCGTCGAGCCTCTCGACGAGACCGCCGACGAGATCACCGATCCCGACATGAGCCGTCCGCTACGGGGTCTCACCTCGGTCGTCACCCTCGCGGCGTCCTCGACCGCGGAGTTCACCGTCGAGGCCGACGAGGTCATCGGCGCCCAGCGTGCACGCCACGAGGATCCCGACCCCTTCGACTCCGCGCCCCGAGACATCGCTCCGCGTGAGACCGCGCCCCGTGAGACCGCGCCCCGTGAGACCGCTCAGCGCGATCCCGCCCCGCGCGCCCCGGAGCGGTTCGAACCCGAGCCCTACGAGGCCGCGGACATCGATCCGGCACCCGCAGCCCGGGTCGAGTCGCGATCGACGACGGCCCCGCTGCTCGACACCGAGGACGACGACGACATCGACGTCCCCGCGACGTCGGCGCGCGACGGATCGTCCACCGCCGGCGAACCATCAGAACCCCCCACTCCCCCGCGCCGTCGTAAGGCGGCACGCAAGCCGTCGGTTCCGGCATGGGAAGATGTACTCCTCGGCGTCCGTAGCAACGGAAACCAGTAATCGATCCGACAGGGGGCGAGAACTTGGCCGCGACCGCATCGATGCTCTGGCTGATCGACAGCGATGACTTCATCGCTGATCTCCGCCTGGGTCTCGTCAACGACCGCGAGTCGGCAACAGCGATGGCGCACAAGCTCTTCGCCGACAACGTGCTCCTGCCGATCGGCGACGCAACCCTCGACCGTGCCGCGTCGTGCGCCGACGACGAGGTGTTCGTCGGCGTCTTCGGTCGTTACGCGGTCATCGCCGGGGCGACGTTGAACACCACCGCGCCCTCCCAGCTCCCCGAGGCGGTGCTCGCGGCCCACCCGGCCGAGACCGCCTACCTGATCTGCACCGATCCCGGTGCGTCG
This window of the Williamsia phyllosphaerae genome carries:
- the sepH gene encoding septation protein SepH, giving the protein MRELRVIGLEADGSSVVCQDPDSGEKFHIAADDRLRAAARGDLSRLGQIEIEMESSLRPREIQSRIRAGASVAQVAAAAGVTTDKVARFAHPVLLERSRAAELASSAHPVRVDGPALSTLSEVVAAALGARGHNPDDTTWDAWKGEDNRWVVQVSWRVGRSENHAHWRYLPGSSGGAVEPLDETADEITDPDMSRPLRGLTSVVTLAASSTAEFTVEADEVIGAQRARHEDPDPFDSAPRDIAPRETAPRETAPRETAQRDPAPRAPERFEPEPYEAADIDPAPAARVESRSTTAPLLDTEDDDDIDVPATSARDGSSTAGEPSEPPTPPRRRKAARKPSVPAWEDVLLGVRSNGNQ